A part of Bacteroidia bacterium genomic DNA contains:
- a CDS encoding bifunctional (p)ppGpp synthetase/guanosine-3',5'-bis(diphosphate) 3'-pyrophosphohydrolase gives MSETNSPKLTEPVIDIEAEKREILKRYKLLVKSAKRSHTKEDKALIRKAFDVALEAHKDVRRKSGEPYIFHPIAVAQIVAEEIGLGTTAIVCALLHDVVEDTEMTLEDMGRLFGPKVAQIIDGLTKISGVIDQSNVSIQAENFRKILLTMAEDVRVILIKIADRLHNMRTLGAMSPKSQLKIASETLYLYAPLAHRLGLYSIKTELEDLSLSYTEPELYKDIVEKLKESQKERNRFINKFSFPIIHSLTEQGFHFDIKGRTKSIFSIYKKMKKQAIPFEEVFDLFAIRIIVDTPFEKEKADCWRVYSVVTDFYKPSPERLRDWISTPRANGYESLHTTVMSNTGQWVEVQIRTKRMDEIAEKGVAAHWKYKDQNSAENHIDDWLTKIREMLENQETNALDFVDDFKLNLFTEEIFVFTPKGELKTLPSGSTSLDFAFDIHSDVGSRCIGAKVNNKLVPLSHKLKSGDQVEVLTSGKQKPKEDWLNFVVTGKAKSRIKMALKEEKRLVSEQGREIVERKLKALKVTWDGNAVNKTITYFKFDNALEFYYKIATNAFDIRQVVEFLKNSEKKNWYTMLRERLLPSKTSSEGQSKQNLENIVTTVRGKSDTLVIGEDQQTLDYKLANCCNPIPGDDVFGFITINEGIKIHRVNCPNAVQMMSNYAYRVVKAKWTSKEALSFLAGLKVTGFDDVGIVNNITKVISSDHLVNMRSISFDSNDGVFEGSIQVYVQDTNHLTTLINNLRKVRGVQNVFRFDKS, from the coding sequence ATGTCAGAGACTAATAGCCCCAAATTAACCGAACCTGTTATTGATATTGAAGCTGAGAAGAGGGAAATCCTCAAGCGATATAAATTGCTTGTTAAATCAGCTAAAAGATCCCATACGAAAGAAGATAAGGCCTTGATCAGGAAGGCGTTTGACGTTGCCCTGGAGGCTCATAAGGATGTTAGAAGAAAATCAGGCGAGCCATATATATTTCATCCAATTGCCGTTGCTCAAATTGTCGCAGAAGAAATTGGGTTAGGAACCACAGCGATTGTATGTGCATTGTTACATGATGTGGTAGAGGATACGGAAATGACATTGGAGGATATGGGACGGCTATTTGGTCCTAAAGTGGCACAAATTATTGATGGCTTAACCAAGATTTCAGGAGTTATAGATCAGTCTAATGTAAGTATCCAGGCGGAGAATTTCAGAAAGATACTTTTAACCATGGCCGAGGATGTAAGAGTTATTCTTATAAAAATTGCAGATCGGCTTCACAATATGAGAACACTGGGAGCAATGAGTCCTAAGTCTCAGTTGAAAATTGCTTCTGAAACCCTTTACTTATATGCTCCACTTGCCCATCGGTTAGGGTTGTATTCCATAAAAACGGAATTGGAAGACTTAAGTTTAAGTTACACCGAGCCTGAGCTATATAAGGATATCGTTGAAAAATTAAAAGAATCGCAAAAGGAGCGAAATAGGTTTATTAATAAATTTAGTTTTCCTATTATTCATTCATTAACCGAACAAGGTTTTCATTTTGACATAAAAGGACGCACCAAATCAATTTTTTCCATCTATAAAAAGATGAAAAAGCAGGCGATTCCTTTTGAAGAGGTATTTGATTTGTTTGCCATCCGAATTATAGTAGATACTCCTTTTGAAAAAGAAAAGGCCGATTGCTGGCGAGTATATTCGGTTGTTACGGATTTTTATAAACCAAGTCCGGAGCGTTTAAGGGATTGGATTTCAACACCTAGGGCCAATGGATATGAATCGCTGCATACAACAGTAATGTCCAATACCGGCCAATGGGTGGAGGTTCAAATTCGAACCAAGCGCATGGATGAAATTGCAGAAAAGGGTGTAGCAGCTCACTGGAAATATAAAGACCAGAATAGCGCAGAAAATCACATTGATGATTGGTTAACCAAAATCAGAGAAATGTTGGAAAATCAAGAAACCAATGCCTTAGATTTTGTGGATGATTTTAAGTTGAATCTATTTACTGAGGAGATTTTTGTTTTTACCCCGAAAGGAGAGCTCAAAACATTGCCTTCCGGTTCAACTTCACTGGATTTCGCCTTTGACATCCATTCTGATGTAGGTTCAAGATGTATTGGTGCAAAGGTTAATAACAAATTAGTTCCTCTGAGCCATAAGCTTAAAAGTGGCGACCAGGTTGAAGTGCTGACAAGTGGGAAACAAAAGCCCAAAGAAGATTGGCTAAATTTTGTGGTTACAGGTAAAGCCAAGAGCCGAATTAAAATGGCCTTGAAAGAAGAAAAACGATTAGTAAGTGAGCAAGGCCGAGAAATAGTTGAAAGGAAGTTGAAAGCTCTAAAAGTTACGTGGGATGGCAATGCGGTAAATAAAACAATTACGTATTTTAAGTTTGATAATGCATTGGAGTTTTATTATAAAATTGCAACCAATGCATTTGATATCAGGCAAGTCGTTGAATTTTTAAAAAATTCGGAGAAAAAGAATTGGTATACTATGTTGAGGGAAAGGCTTTTGCCTTCCAAAACATCTTCCGAGGGTCAATCCAAACAGAATTTAGAAAACATTGTTACCACAGTTCGGGGGAAATCAGATACCTTGGTTATAGGAGAAGATCAACAAACATTAGATTACAAACTTGCCAATTGTTGTAACCCAATTCCTGGTGACGATGTTTTTGGTTTCATTACGATAAATGAAGGGATAAAAATTCATAGGGTAAATTGCCCCAATGCGGTACAAATGATGAGCAACTACGCATATAGGGTTGTAAAAGCTAAATGGACGAGCAAAGAGGCATTATCATTTTTGGCCGGATTAAAAGTCACTGGGTTTGATGATGTTGGAATAGTAAATAACATTACCAAGGTTATATCAAGCGACCATTTGGTTAATATGAGAAGTATTAGTTTCGACAGTAATGATGGGGTTTTTGAAGGGTCTATTCAAGTTTATGTACAGGACACAAATCACCTTACTACTTTAATCAATAACTTAAGGAAAGTGAGAGGTGTTCAGAATGTTTTCCGTTTTGATAAATCTTAA
- the hisJ gene encoding histidinol-phosphatase HisJ — protein sequence MILSNYHSHTHYCDGTDAPEVYVLKALELGLSAYGFSSHAPIPYPIVKWCMNMEKRKEYCKEIAELKQKYEGQIQLYCGMEVDYIPDEMGVSREWIKELNLDYTVGSIHFVNFEEPNVPWEIDGSHEVFKRGLAKLFGNNIKLAVEAYYTLTKRMILEDKPIILGHMDKIKMHNSVYPYFQEDDSWYRSLVMDTLDLVSRQDVMVEVNTRGIYKKKTLEPYPSLWILKEIKRLGIPVVLNSDGHHPNEIVGSYDLASEFLIQAGIKETWHLLENKWSPQSI from the coding sequence ATGATATTAAGCAATTACCACAGTCATACGCATTATTGTGATGGGACGGATGCTCCCGAAGTCTACGTATTAAAGGCTCTAGAGCTGGGATTGTCTGCCTATGGATTTTCATCTCATGCACCAATTCCATATCCGATAGTAAAATGGTGCATGAATATGGAAAAAAGAAAGGAGTATTGTAAGGAAATAGCAGAATTAAAGCAAAAGTACGAGGGGCAGATTCAGTTGTATTGCGGAATGGAGGTAGATTATATACCGGATGAAATGGGTGTTTCAAGAGAGTGGATTAAGGAGTTGAATTTGGACTATACAGTTGGGTCAATTCATTTTGTGAATTTTGAAGAACCCAATGTTCCTTGGGAAATTGATGGCTCTCATGAAGTTTTTAAGCGAGGATTGGCCAAGTTATTTGGGAATAATATCAAGTTGGCAGTTGAAGCTTATTACACGCTTACCAAACGAATGATATTGGAAGATAAGCCAATCATTTTAGGGCATATGGATAAGATAAAAATGCACAACTCTGTTTATCCATATTTTCAGGAAGATGATTCTTGGTATCGAAGTTTGGTAATGGATACATTGGATTTAGTTAGTCGGCAGGATGTGATGGTAGAGGTAAATACCAGAGGGATTTATAAGAAGAAGACCCTGGAACCATATCCTAGTTTATGGATATTAAAAGAGATTAAACGATTAGGAATTCCGGTGGTTTTGAATTCAGATGGGCATCATCCAAATGAGATAGTAGGTTCATACGATTTAGCATCTGAATTCCTTATTCAGGCAGGCATAAAAGAAACTTGGCATTTGTTGGAAAATAAATGGAGTCCACAATCTATTTGA
- the glmM gene encoding phosphoglucosamine mutase translates to MALIKSISGIRGTIGGKPDQGLTPLDVVKFTSAFGTWIKNRSNSPNVKIVVGRDARISGSMVEGLVNSTLIGLGIDVLNLGLSTTPTVEVAVPQEKAQGGIILTASHNPKQWNALKLLNEKGEFISEEDGKDVLNIATQEDFNYADVNNLGQLSSDNSYIQKHIDKILALPLVDVEAIRAKNFKVVIDCVNSTGGLALPPLLKALGVNQVTELFTEPNGLFPHNPEPLPENLTEISQMVTKENAHLGIVVDPDVDRLALVCENGEMFGEEYTLVAVADYVLNNQVGNTVSNLSSTRALRDVTEKAGGKYQASAVGEVNVVNLMKETNAIIGGEGNGGIIYPELHYGRDAMVGIALFLSHLAKSGKSTSGLRNSYPDYFISKNKIELTPDIDVDKVLAAIQNKYKEQPHSTIDGVKIEFDKEWVHLRKSNTEPIIRIYSESQNETTARNLAEKIINDIKEVINS, encoded by the coding sequence ATGGCATTAATTAAATCCATTTCAGGCATCCGTGGAACTATAGGCGGAAAACCAGACCAAGGACTTACACCATTAGATGTTGTTAAATTCACCTCTGCATTTGGCACCTGGATTAAAAACAGATCAAACTCCCCCAACGTAAAAATTGTTGTTGGACGAGATGCTAGAATCTCTGGTTCCATGGTGGAAGGTTTGGTAAATTCAACCTTAATTGGCTTAGGAATTGATGTACTTAATTTAGGCCTTTCAACCACCCCAACCGTGGAAGTTGCTGTTCCTCAAGAAAAGGCTCAGGGTGGGATAATTTTAACTGCAAGTCATAACCCCAAACAATGGAATGCACTGAAATTGCTCAATGAAAAAGGAGAATTTATTTCTGAAGAAGATGGAAAAGATGTGTTAAACATTGCCACCCAAGAAGATTTTAACTATGCCGACGTCAACAACCTTGGTCAACTAAGTTCTGACAATTCCTACATCCAAAAACACATTGATAAAATTTTAGCTTTACCCTTGGTGGATGTAGAAGCTATCCGCGCAAAAAACTTCAAAGTGGTTATCGATTGTGTAAATTCAACCGGTGGACTTGCCTTACCTCCATTATTGAAAGCATTAGGAGTAAACCAAGTAACAGAATTGTTTACTGAACCCAATGGTTTATTTCCACATAACCCGGAACCATTGCCTGAAAATCTTACAGAAATTTCCCAAATGGTTACCAAAGAGAATGCCCATTTAGGAATCGTTGTTGACCCGGATGTGGATCGCCTTGCCTTGGTTTGCGAAAATGGAGAAATGTTTGGAGAAGAATACACCCTTGTTGCAGTTGCAGATTACGTTTTAAATAACCAGGTAGGAAACACGGTTTCTAACTTATCTTCTACCAGAGCGCTTAGAGATGTTACTGAAAAAGCAGGAGGAAAGTACCAAGCGTCTGCCGTTGGAGAGGTAAATGTGGTTAATTTAATGAAGGAAACAAATGCCATTATTGGTGGTGAAGGTAATGGTGGAATTATTTACCCGGAATTGCATTATGGAAGAGATGCCATGGTTGGAATAGCTCTTTTTCTTTCCCATTTAGCAAAATCTGGCAAATCAACCTCCGGTCTTCGCAATTCCTACCCGGACTACTTTATTTCCAAAAACAAAATTGAACTAACTCCGGATATCGATGTTGATAAAGTTTTGGCTGCCATACAAAACAAATACAAAGAACAGCCTCATAGCACAATCGATGGTGTTAAAATAGAATTCGACAAGGAATGGGTACACTTGAGAAAATCAAATACCGAACCAATTATTAGAATCTATTCCGAAAGCCAAAATGAAACCACCGCTCGAAATTTGGCCGAAAAAATCATTAACGATATTAAAGAAGTAATTAATAGCTAA
- a CDS encoding T9SS type A sorting domain-containing protein yields the protein MKKILLSLPILFSAFLVNAQNLVVNPSFELTSSNCSNLGGEGFGTDLLDWDNANSNAPGDSCSSPDLFAPCNTLPFIGGPAPTNMPFSVLGYQYSRTGNHHAGIITYAPGLATGCTAVGNDDYREYIQGHTSTSLTAGQTYCVSMYVSLGNSVIWATNNIGIRFFNNAYYRDACVAGSALNFTPHLNYDCEPITDTASWVRLQWNYTATGGERYFIIGNFFSNGNTQVGCNNSSATTNPYAYYYIDDVSIVPTPCCAADIVAVEPMCATDNPITLTAIPATGADCNPTVTGTWSGPGITDPSAGIFSPGVAGQGIHTITYTLSCGATETTTITVSNCLTLSVCRETNGNLTVSGGVAPYQWQADSTYTDCSNCLLGQCFPGFCDGVQVTVWNTYLTGTTAPTPASFPIRINDNLGNTVTLLSSIGLPNCSACNLSIVPQVNSASCGQTNGQASITVAGGSGNYTYHWSNGSTTATISNVAAGAYFITVNDDQGCFLNDTVIVSQNSSINSIITGNSVVCGNPNSGSINLTVTGGTPPYSFSWSNGATTEDLNNVGGGNYLVTITDNTGCINTNSYTVQSPNAFSLSTTIENESCDELNDGSIDLQITGGSAPFTYSWNNGATTQDLTNLSPGNYTVLVTDNSGCTNTETYTVNAAPYVPITVTQVGNLLTASSASNYQWYLNGTAIPGANSQTYSITENGVYYVETIIGGCKHRSANLELTYSSIQDLDAIRAFVVYPNPANQTIQIGVKLKNSSDFSLELKNVLGQSLWILNQNNQNLFETEVDIQTIPNGVYFLELKGLNFQKSIQVVAIH from the coding sequence ATGAAAAAAATCCTACTTTCTCTTCCTATTCTTTTCTCCGCATTTTTGGTAAACGCCCAAAATTTGGTCGTTAACCCCAGTTTTGAATTAACCTCCAGCAATTGCTCTAACCTAGGTGGTGAAGGGTTTGGAACCGACTTGCTGGATTGGGATAATGCCAATTCCAATGCACCGGGCGACTCCTGTTCCTCTCCTGATCTATTTGCCCCCTGCAATACCCTGCCTTTTATTGGTGGACCTGCCCCAACCAATATGCCTTTCTCTGTACTCGGCTACCAATACTCCAGAACAGGAAACCATCATGCAGGAATTATTACATACGCACCGGGTTTAGCTACAGGTTGCACCGCCGTAGGAAACGACGATTACCGGGAATATATTCAAGGCCATACTTCCACCTCCTTAACAGCCGGACAAACCTATTGCGTATCCATGTATGTGAGCTTGGGTAACAGCGTTATTTGGGCTACCAACAACATTGGAATTCGCTTCTTCAACAATGCTTATTACCGAGATGCATGTGTGGCCGGTTCTGCTTTAAACTTTACTCCTCATTTAAACTACGATTGTGAACCTATCACAGATACCGCTTCTTGGGTACGTCTGCAATGGAATTATACTGCAACCGGAGGTGAACGCTATTTTATCATTGGCAACTTTTTCAGCAATGGAAACACACAAGTGGGTTGCAACAATAGCAGTGCAACTACCAATCCTTACGCCTACTATTACATTGACGATGTGAGTATTGTCCCTACGCCTTGTTGTGCAGCCGATATCGTTGCTGTTGAACCAATGTGCGCAACCGACAACCCCATCACTCTTACGGCAATTCCCGCTACAGGAGCTGATTGTAACCCAACTGTTACCGGAACATGGTCCGGACCCGGTATCACTGACCCTAGCGCAGGAATCTTTTCCCCTGGAGTTGCCGGACAAGGAATTCACACCATAACCTATACCTTAAGTTGCGGCGCCACCGAAACTACCACCATCACTGTTAGTAATTGTTTAACCCTTTCTGTTTGCCGCGAAACCAATGGAAACCTAACTGTTTCAGGAGGTGTAGCACCATACCAATGGCAAGCAGATTCAACATATACCGATTGCAGCAATTGCCTGCTTGGACAATGTTTCCCGGGATTTTGTGATGGAGTACAAGTAACCGTTTGGAATACCTACCTCACCGGTACTACTGCGCCAACACCCGCCTCCTTCCCTATCCGCATTAATGATAATCTTGGAAATACAGTTACCTTACTCTCTTCCATAGGGCTGCCAAACTGCTCCGCATGTAACCTTTCTATTGTTCCTCAAGTAAATTCGGCAAGCTGTGGACAAACAAACGGACAAGCAAGTATTACCGTAGCAGGAGGATCAGGGAACTACACCTATCATTGGAGCAATGGTAGTACAACAGCCACCATTTCCAATGTTGCCGCCGGGGCCTATTTCATAACAGTTAACGACGACCAAGGCTGTTTCCTTAATGACACTGTAATTGTTTCTCAAAATTCTAGCATCAATTCTATTATTACAGGTAACAGTGTGGTTTGCGGAAACCCTAACTCCGGAAGTATCAACCTTACTGTTACGGGTGGAACCCCTCCTTATTCATTTAGTTGGTCTAATGGCGCAACAACCGAAGATTTAAACAATGTTGGCGGAGGCAATTATCTCGTTACCATTACTGACAATACCGGTTGTATTAATACCAATTCCTACACCGTACAATCTCCTAACGCATTTTCCTTATCTACTACCATTGAAAACGAATCCTGCGACGAATTAAACGATGGCTCCATCGACCTTCAAATTACCGGCGGATCGGCCCCTTTTACATACAGTTGGAACAACGGTGCCACTACCCAAGATTTAACCAACTTAAGTCCGGGAAACTATACTGTTTTAGTTACAGATAACTCAGGCTGTACAAATACCGAAACCTACACCGTTAATGCAGCACCGTATGTTCCAATTACTGTTACTCAAGTTGGAAATCTTCTAACAGCTTCCAGTGCATCTAATTATCAATGGTATCTCAATGGAACTGCTATTCCGGGAGCCAATAGTCAAACATATTCTATAACCGAAAATGGCGTTTATTACGTCGAAACAATTATTGGAGGTTGTAAACACCGCTCTGCCAACCTGGAATTAACCTACAGCAGTATTCAAGATCTGGATGCAATTCGCGCCTTTGTAGTTTATCCCAATCCGGCTAACCAAACTATTCAAATTGGTGTAAAACTTAAAAACAGCAGCGATTTTAGCCTGGAACTTAAAAATGTGCTTGGACAATCGCTCTGGATCTTGAACCAAAACAATCAAAACCTTTTTGAAACAGAAGTAGACATTCAAACTATTCCCAATGGAGTTTATTTCCTCGAACTAAAAGGTTTGAATTTCCAAAAAAGCATTCAGGTGGTAGCCATCCACTAA